In Cyanobium sp. AMD-g, one genomic interval encodes:
- a CDS encoding ABC transporter ATP-binding protein: MSALRLDLIGRYLRPHRRTVLVGAGALVVVNLLGVAIPLVVRQTINALKPGFVLGDVLGVAGLIIVMATVMGATRLYSRMLVFGVGRQVEASLKERIFDHVLTQDPGWVQTTGSGEVISRATSDVENIRRLLGFALLSLTNTVLAYALTLPAMLAIDPLLSLAAVSLYPGMLMVVRLFGGRMMKQQRRQQEVLANLSDLVQEDLSGIGAIKIYGQEATEEKAFADLNKVYLDAQLSLARTRSTLFPLLEGIASLSLLLLLALGSGQLESGRLSIGDLVALILFVERLVFPTALLGFTLNTFQTGQVSLERVEALLSHPPAIVSPADPLPPGRPALGAVVARGLTVRYPGAERPALENLSFEIRPGELVAVVGPVGCGKTTLARALGRMVEVPADQLFLDGVDVTRLQLGDLRRQVALVPQEGYLFTASLADNLRYGDPEAGMERVEEAARQARLEGDIKGFPDGYRTLVGERGITLSGGQRQRTALGRALLVEAPLLVLDDALASVDNTTAAGILRSVREEQRRTVVMISHQLSAAAACDRILVLEAGHLVQEGHHNDLLQQEGTYRRLWDREEAVRQLQAA; the protein is encoded by the coding sequence ATGAGCGCCCTGCGGCTGGATCTGATCGGGCGCTACCTCCGTCCGCACAGGCGCACGGTGCTGGTGGGGGCCGGTGCCCTGGTGGTGGTGAACCTGCTCGGGGTGGCGATCCCCCTGGTGGTGCGGCAGACGATCAACGCGCTCAAGCCCGGCTTCGTGCTCGGCGATGTGCTCGGTGTGGCGGGTCTGATCATCGTGATGGCCACGGTGATGGGGGCCACCCGCCTCTATTCGCGCATGCTGGTGTTCGGGGTCGGCCGGCAGGTGGAGGCGAGCCTGAAGGAGCGGATCTTCGACCACGTGCTCACCCAGGACCCCGGCTGGGTGCAGACCACCGGCAGCGGCGAGGTGATCAGCCGGGCCACCAGTGATGTGGAGAACATCCGACGGCTGCTCGGTTTCGCCCTCCTCAGCCTCACCAACACGGTGCTGGCCTATGCCCTCACCCTGCCGGCGATGCTGGCGATCGACCCCCTGCTGAGCCTGGCAGCCGTCTCGCTCTATCCCGGCATGCTGATGGTGGTGCGCCTGTTCGGCGGCCGCATGATGAAGCAGCAGCGCCGCCAGCAGGAGGTGCTCGCCAACCTCAGCGATCTGGTCCAGGAGGATCTCAGCGGCATCGGCGCCATCAAGATCTACGGCCAGGAGGCCACCGAGGAGAAGGCCTTCGCCGACCTCAACAAGGTGTATCTGGATGCCCAGCTCTCCCTGGCCCGCACCCGCAGCACCCTCTTTCCCCTGCTGGAGGGAATCGCCTCCCTCAGCCTGCTGCTGCTGCTGGCCCTGGGCAGCGGCCAGCTGGAAAGCGGCCGGCTCAGCATCGGCGATCTGGTGGCCCTGATCCTGTTCGTGGAGCGCCTGGTCTTCCCGACCGCTTTGCTGGGCTTCACACTCAACACCTTTCAGACCGGCCAGGTGAGCCTGGAGCGGGTGGAAGCCCTGCTCAGCCACCCCCCCGCCATCGTGTCGCCCGCCGATCCCCTGCCCCCCGGTCGCCCGGCCCTCGGCGCCGTCGTGGCCAGGGGACTCACGGTCCGTTACCCGGGGGCGGAGCGGCCGGCGCTGGAGAACCTCAGCTTCGAAATCCGCCCCGGTGAGCTGGTGGCGGTGGTGGGGCCTGTGGGTTGCGGCAAGACCACGCTGGCCCGGGCCCTGGGCCGGATGGTGGAAGTGCCCGCCGACCAGCTGTTCCTCGATGGCGTCGACGTCACCCGGCTGCAGCTGGGCGATCTGCGGCGCCAGGTGGCCCTGGTGCCCCAGGAGGGGTACCTGTTCACCGCCAGCCTTGCCGACAACCTGCGCTACGGCGATCCCGAGGCCGGCATGGAGCGGGTGGAGGAGGCCGCCCGCCAGGCCCGGCTGGAGGGGGACATCAAGGGCTTCCCGGACGGCTATCGCACCCTGGTGGGGGAGCGGGGCATCACCCTGAGTGGCGGCCAGCGCCAGCGCACCGCCCTGGGGCGGGCGTTGCTGGTGGAGGCCCCGCTGCTGGTGCTCGATGACGCCCTGGCCAGTGTCGACAACACCACGGCGGCAGGGATTCTGCGTTCGGTGCGCGAAGAACAGCGGCGCACGGTGGTGATGATCAGCCACCAGCTCTCGGCGGCGGCGGCCTGCGACCGGATCCTTGTGCTCGAAGCGGGTCATCTCGTCCAGGAGGGCCACCACAACGACCTGCTGCAGCAGGAGGGCACCTACCGCCGGCTCTGGGACCGGGAGGAGGCCGTCCGCCAGCTCCAGGCCGCCTGA
- a CDS encoding DUF3288 family protein, giving the protein MDDQNHPLHASDRETVDRLLAVERPQDEHLVDAARLQMRYAGFPGAADIRDDLEKILRLWGLDGEALHGRTRAIWAAGFRPGAAPVAEAVGSGFDTASDDAG; this is encoded by the coding sequence ATGGACGACCAGAACCATCCCCTCCATGCCAGCGACCGGGAGACGGTCGACCGGCTGCTGGCGGTGGAGCGCCCCCAGGACGAGCACCTGGTCGATGCAGCCAGGCTGCAGATGCGCTATGCGGGTTTTCCAGGAGCCGCCGACATCCGCGATGACCTGGAAAAAATTCTGCGGCTCTGGGGGCTGGACGGCGAGGCGCTCCATGGCCGCACCCGCGCCATCTGGGCGGCAGGTTTCCGGCCGGGCGCCGCTCCGGTGGCTGAGGCGGTGGGTTCCGGTTTCGATACCGCCTCCGACGACGCCGGCTGA